Below is a genomic region from Roseovarius arcticus.
AGATCGGATAATGGCGCGGAATTTATCGCAAAAAAAGTGCGTGCCTGGATCGGGGCAGTTGGCGCGAAAACCGCTTTCATCGCGCCAGGCTCACCATGGGAAAACGGATACTGCGAGAGCTTCAACTCCCGCTTCCGCGACGAGCTGCTGAACGGGGAGGTCTTCTTCACGTTGCGCGAGGCTCAGATCCTGATCGAAAGATGGCGCCGCCACTACAACACAGTCAGGCCACACAGCGCCTTGGATTATCGTCCACCGGCACCAAAAAGCATCGTACCGATAGACCAGAGACCGACCATGCATTAACATTTAAACTGGACCACCCGATGGGGGCACACCAACGGCAGTCATTCGGCAGCCCGTACAGTTTTACACGACTTTTCGTCAGTTCTTTCGCCAGTCAACATAAAGCTTCCAATAAGCGTATGGACTGTTGTGACTGCAGGGTGACTGTAGCTGTCACGTCAATTTTAGAAGAAGGGGTCCAATGGACCATTATTCAAACTTTGCGTCAGGCAGGGTCGCCGAATGACGGTCTGTGCCGGTCTAAGTCGGCGCGGGTGTTGCTTAGGGGTATCTCATGGCGTGGTTTCCTGCAGGGCATCTCAATGAGAACTTCGCGGCGGTTTCTAACGATGTGGATGGCTACAAAAACGGGGCCGGATCACGTCGTTTGGTCGAAGGTCACGATCAGCCTTCCAGGCCTACGAATTCTTGCAGAACCACTGGAGAGACGCGAACCTGGTCTGCCACTTGCGAAATTCGGAGGCTAGGAAGGCAGCCCTATGCTTAATCAGTGCGTCATTCCGAGGGCTGTCTCTAGGAGTTCATCGACCGCCTCATTAGCACGCCCAAACGCTTTCCTGCCGCTAAGCACGAATTCTATCTGCTGCGCGGCAAACCTGGCGTTGGCGTCCCCCACACACACCATCGCCCATCGCCCATCGCCGAGCGTCCAAACGGTCGGGTTGAGGGCGTTATGCAAAGCGTCTACTTCCGATCTGACCAGGAAATAGAAACCGCGCGCCACCGCTATCTACTGCTTTAAAGCCATCAGCTGCCCCAATCGGCCTTCGTCCGCAAAACACCATGCGGATGCATGCAATTAATAACGCAAACTTACGCCAAGCCTTTTCAGGAACCAAAACTCTTCAGATAAAGCCATGATATTTGCTAAAACGCGATACCTAACTTCTAAATTGGACAATCCAAGTTGGGTTGCAGCAATCCAGAAACTCCAAACTTAGGCTTACTGACACCGTTTTAAAATTAGATCGAAATCAATGCTGACGTGGAAACCGAGTGTATCTAACTTTTCTTCTAGTAGAGATGTCACTGGCGATTTCGCTCTGGTCTAACTGAATATTGTCGGAATTTCCAATCCATACCCCACTCCCAAGCAGGAACATGAACAAACAGTACGTCGCTTCCCAAATATGAACAGTAAATGCAGCTAATCCGATTCCAATCATTGAAATGAGGTATCCAGTGCGGGCTTGTGAGCTGCGTTCTGATAATTGCGATCGACAAGCTCTAAACAACATTGTGAGGAAAGTTGCAATCAATAGTAGGAAAGACACTAAACCGTATCTGAGGGCAACAATTAGCCAAAAATTATCAACGCTGCCTCTGAGCCAGCTTGGCCGCGTCCACTCTGCAAATCCAATTCCAAAAATAGGATTGCCCAAAATATCGTCTATAGAATGATTAAAGATCAAAATTCTATTATATCCTGAGCTTCTTGAAAATGTCAGCTCGGAAGCAATAATTTGAAAGGCATTTCGATTTGAAGCAAGCTCAATAAAAACGTATGTGACGCCAAAAACAACGGCAAATATCACCCACCTTTTCTTGACTTTATTCAACAACTCATCCCAGGAAATAAGGAATAATTGAACCAAGACAGCCAGGAAAGCGCCAGAAGACAGTGAACTAAACACAGCTAAGACAACAGAGAATGGTCGGAGAATCTTCCTGAAGGGAGCATCCGAGGAGCCAAGTACATACCACGATAGTGCAAGTGCAGGGGCACAAAATACTCCGAACAGAATAGGGTGGGGCATAGATACCTGCGCTCGATTCAGGCCCAA
It encodes:
- a CDS encoding O-antigen ligase family protein, encoding MYRIYLLVAVIPVTVHLLRGTAGSICIPDILLVISAFWMAISLIVNHGISAQWEFAGILLIETLVPYFIARVMIRDFKSFQVFVWWFFAVVVTLLPFALVENLTGRKIILDLFRGVFSVYNSVDQGQRLGLNRAQVSMPHPILFGVFCAPALALSWYVLGSSDAPFRKILRPFSVVLAVFSSLSSGAFLAVLVQLFLISWDELLNKVKKRWVIFAVVFGVTYVFIELASNRNAFQIIASELTFSRSSGYNRILIFNHSIDDILGNPIFGIGFAEWTRPSWLRGSVDNFWLIVALRYGLVSFLLLIATFLTMLFRACRSQLSERSSQARTGYLISMIGIGLAAFTVHIWEATYCLFMFLLGSGVWIGNSDNIQLDQSEIASDISTRRKVRYTRFPRQH